The sequence GGCCGAGAGGCGAACGAACAACGGCAATTCATCTGGCCAAACCTGTTTTACTTCATCGATGATCTCTAACAGTAAACGAACGCGGTTTTCAAATTCACCGCCATATTCATCGGTGCGTTGATTGCTTAATGGCGATAGGAATTGGTTAATTAAATAGCCATGCGCGCCGTGCAACTCTATCAGTTTAAAACCGGCTTTCAACGCCCGGGTAGTGGCAGCTTTAAAATCAGCCTTTACTTTTTCAATGCCTGCTTTATCCAGTTCAACAGGTGCTTCTTCGGATGTGGTAAAAGATATAGCGCTTGGCGCTACGCTCATCCAGCCGTTTGGTTGATCGGACGGTATTTGTTTGCTGCCATTCCAGGGTTCGGCATGACTGGCTTTACGACCAGCATGGGCCAACTGTATACCCGCTACGGCACCTTGCTCATGAATAAAATCGGTTATCTCTTTTAGCTTTTCGATGTGCTCATCTTTATAAATGCCCAGATCGGCATAAGATATACGGCCCTCAGGCGATACGGCAGTAGCTTCGGTAATGATCAATCCAGCACCACCGGTAGCCATAGCGCCCAAATGCACTAAATGCCAGTTGTTGGCAAAACCATCGGTGCTGGAATATTGGCACATGGGCGATACTACAATGCGGTTGCGTAGCTTAACGGATTTTATTTGGTAGGATGTGAATAGTAGCGGCGTCATGCGTCAAATGTAAGATTGTAACCTATAAGCGCTGGTTATCGTTTTGTCAAAATAAGGTTAATATGTGATTATGATATTAAGCGGACAAAAATGTATTTCATTTAGGATAGCTGAAGATGGTATTTAAAGCCCTTTATTAGTTTTAGCTGTCAAAAAAACTAACTGATAGTCAGGTGATAAGCAATAAATTTAATTTGGGGGCTTTACCTTTTGGCATGATAATGGTCTATTATTTAAACAAGTTTGAAAATAACAGACTAAAACTAAAAGGTTATGAAAACGATAAAAACAATATTAGCAGCCCTGGTTTTAACCGTAGGTTCGCTTACCATAGCAAATGCGCAAACCCGTTTCCATGTAAGTGTGAACACACCTGGTGTACATGTGAGCGCTGGCAATTATGTTCCATATCATCGTGTGTATTACAGCGAGCCGGTGGTATACAGCCCCCCGGTAGTGTACCGCGAGCCTGTTGTTTATCACCGTTATTACAGCCGCCCGGTGGTGTACCACAGGTATTATAGCCGCCCGGTAGTGTACCGCAGCTACGACAGGTACGATCGCCGCGACTTTTATCGTCATGATAACGGTCGTCATTTAGGTCAATGGAAACACGGCCGCCACTAATATAAAAATTATACAAAAACAAAACGCCCCGAATTATCGGGGCGTTTTGTTTTTGTATAATCAAGATAATCCTAAAATCCTTAAAACAAGGTCTAAAACTCCGCGTTCTTCGGGAACCTTGGGAAAGGTATCACATCCCTGATGTTACCCATACCGGTAACAAACAGCACCAAACGCTCGAAACCTAAGCCGAAACCCGCGTGCGGGCAAGTGCCGAAGCGGCGGGTATCCAGGTACCACCACAGTTCATCCTTAGGGATACCCAGTTCGTCCATACGTTGTTCCAGTCTATCTAAACGTTCCTCACGTTGCGAACCGCCTACTATTTCGCCAATGCCGGGAAACAGGATATCCATAGCGGCCACGGTTTTGCCGTCCTCGTTCTGGCGCATGTAGAATGATTTGATCTCTTTCGGGTAATCGGTCAGGATCACCGGTTTTTTAAAGTGCTTTTCAACCAGGTAACGTTCGTGTTCCGATTGCAGGTCGGCGCCCCAGCCTTCTATCAAGTACTGGAACTTTTTCTTTTTATTGTGCGATGAATCGCGCAGGATATCGATAGCCTCGGTATAAGTGATACGCATAAAGTCGTTATCCAAACAAAATTGCAGCTTATCCAGCAGGCTCATTTCAGAGCGTTCGTTCTGCGGCTTTTGCTTTTCTTCATCAGCCAGGCGCTGGCTTAAAAACTCCAGGTCTTCCTTGTTTTTATCCAAAGCATAGCTGATCACGTATTTCAGCATCCCCTCGGCCAAATCGGCGTTATCCTGCAGATCGTAAAAAGCCATTTCCGGCTCTATCATCCAAAACTCGGCCAGGTGGCGGGTGGTGTTAGAGTTTTCGGCACGGAAAGTTGGGCCGAAGGTATAGATATCGCTCAGGGCCATCGCACCAAGCTCACCTTCTAACTGACCTGATACTGTTAAGTTAGTAGAGCGGCCGAAGAAATCTTGTTTGTAATCGATCTCGCCGGTTTCTGTCCTTGGGATATTGTTCAGGTCGAAGTTGGTGACGTGGAAAGTCTCGCCCGCGCCTTCGGCATCGCTTGCGGTAATAACCGGGGTGTGCAGGTAAACAAAACCTTTCTCCTGTAAAAACTGGTGGATAGCGAACGACAGCGTATTCCGCACACGGAATATCGCCCCAAAAGTATTGGTACGGAAACGCAGGTGTGCCTTTTCACGCAAAAACTCCAAACTCGGGCGGTTTTTTAATTGCAGCGGATAAGCGTCCGGATCACAATCGCCCAGTACCTCGATAGTGGTCGCGGGTATCTCTACCGATTGTCCCTGGCCTAACGATACGGTTAAAATACCGGTAACGCTGATGGCCGCGCCAACAGTAATACGTTTTAGCAGGGTAGGGTCGGTGTTCTCAAAATCAACAACTATCTGGATGTTATTATTGGTAGAACCATCATTTAAAGCGATAAACCTATTTTGACGGAAGGCGCGTACCCATCCCTTAACAGTTACTTCGGTACCGGTTTGTGTGCCGGTCAACAGTGCTTTAATTTTAGTTCTCGAACTCATTATAAAAATATTTTGAGCCCAAAAATACAATTATTTAGCTAACTGTATTTTGAAAGTTCCGCTGTTGAAGCCAAAATTTATCGGATATGCCTGGTTATCCCAATATCGCGACGATTTTATAAAGTTCATTACAAAATCTCCCGTAATGGTTTTGCTGTCTTGTTCATAGGTGTGGATGTTCAATACGCTTTCGTTGCCGGGTTCGGCAATGTACTCCACCACTACCGCGTCGCCGCCAATTGTTTTGTAATATTTTAATTGCTGGCCGGTAAGCACGTATCTACCCGTGCCATTAAACTTTATCCTTACCAACAAATTCTCTTCTTTGCCTTGCCCCACCAGCGTAAGCGAATCGTTAATAACCTGTGCCAGCGGTGCTGTAAGGTCCCATTCAGTGATGCCGCTTTTTACATGAATGAAGTTGGCGGTTGGCGGTGTACAGCACATTCGTTTGTTACATGAGCCAACTATTAAGCCGATTATTACGATAATGCTTAGGCGTAATTTATTTTTCATAACATGCGTTTAATTAGCGTTACGTGTAATGCCGTTAAGATGCTACTAATTGATCAAATTAAAAAATAATGGCCTAAGTTTGCCCGGAATATGAATCCCAAACTTAGTCTCGTCATCGGCATTATCTGCATCGCGTTCTCGGCCATATTTGTAAAGCTGGCCGGGGTGGCGCCGGTTACGGCGGCGTTTTACCGTATTGCTATTGCCTGGGCGCTGCTGCTGCCCTGGTGCCTCATCAAGCGTAAAACCATTATTGCCCGTACCGATATGTGGATAGCGCTGCTGGCCGGCGTGGTCTTCGCTTCGGATGTGGCGGTATGGAATATGTCGATACTAAAGATCAGCGCTACGGTATCAACCCTGCTGGCTAACCTGGCCCCGGTTTGGGTGGGCTTGATCAGTTTTATCTTCCTGCGCAAGCGTTCGGGCCTGCCATTTTGGGCGGGTACGGCGGTAGCTATTTTAGGCATGCTGATACTGGTAGGTTACCAGGATTTGGTTGGTTTGCAATTTAATATCGGTATACCGCTGGCCATAGCCGCCAGCATTTTATACGCTATTTATATCCTGCTTACTAAAAATGTATTGCAGCGCACCGATACCCTCACCTTTATGTTTTACAATATGCTGGGCGCGGCGGTATTTTTGCTGCTGGTTAATTTAATACAGGGCGCTCCGCTAACTAATTTCCCGGCTGCTACCTGGGGCTATTTTATCGGGATGGGTTTAATATGCCAGCTTGCGGGATGGATCACCATTAACTATGCCATCAGCCTTTTGCCGGCTACTAAAACATCGGTAGCCTTGCTGGGGCAAACGGTGGTAACGGCTTTAATAGCGGCGATAATGCTGCACGAAAAATTGCAGGTGAAAGAGATAGTTGGATGTATGGTAGTATTGGCCGGTATTGCTATTACATTTATTAAAAAAGCCGACGGTGTAACAACCGGATAATTGTAGTTTTGACGGGTATTTAAGTTCGAATAAATACCATCTTACGGCCCCGTTACCTTTTGCACTTCCGGACTTTCTTCTACCTTTGTCCATCAAAATCGGGACAAACAAATGAGCGAAAAAATATTGGTAATTGGTGCCAACGGACAAATAGGCACCGAATTGGTTAACACCCTCCGAACGATTCACGGAGCGGCACAGGTTATTGCTTCAGACATTAACGACCCGGCTTATGCCATTCGCAATAGCGGGCCGTTTGAGTTTGTGAACGTGCTGGATAAGGATAACCTGCACCATATTTTTGATAAACACCGCCCTACCCAGGTTTACCTGCTTGCCGCCATCCTATCGGCCGTGGGTGAACAAAAACCCAAAATGGCCTGGGATCTGAACATGACCGGCCTGATCCAGGTGCTTGATCTCGCGGTAGAGTTTAACGTAGCTAAAGTTTTCTGGCCAAGCAGTATCGCTGTTTTCGGGCCGCACTCGCCACAGTATAATACGCCGCAATATTGTGTGATGGATCCTAACACGGTTTACGGTTTCAGCAAGCTGGCCGGCGAACGCTGGTGCGAATATTACCATGCTAAACACGGGCTTGATGTGCGCAGTTTGCGTTACCCGGGCCTCATCGGCTGGCGTGCAAACCCGGGCGGCGGCACTACCGATTACGCCGTACATATTTTTCACGAAGCGCTGAAAACCGGTAAGTATCAAAGCTTCCTGTCATCTGAAACAGCCCTGCCAATGATGTATATGGACGATGCCATCCGTGCCACGCTATCCCTGATGGATGCCCCGGCCGATCAATTGACCATTCGCAGCAGTTATAACCTGGCTGGCTTGAGTTTTACCCCGTGCCAGCTGGCTAATGAAATTAAAAACCACTTGCCGGGTTTCGAGATAAGTTATGCCGATAACGACCCGCGCCAGGCTATCGCCGACAGCTGGCCAAAATCGATAGACGATAGCCAGGCCACCGCCGACTGGGGCTGGAAACTGGAATACGATCTGCCAAAAATGGTAGCCGATATGCTGGTGAACCTGAAGAACGTTATTTAAGTGAAAAGCAGAAAGGTTAAAGCCAAAGGCTTTATACCGAACAAATAGTATATTTGCGGTTGCATGGGCCATGATCAATGAACCATCAACCATGAACTAAAGAAAAATGGGAAGAGCATTCGAATTCCGTAAAGAGAGAAAGTTTAAGCGCTGGGCCAAAATGGCGGTGCAGTTTACCCGTTTGGGTAAGGAAATTGTAATGGCGGTTAAAGCCGGCGGCGGCGACCCGACCACCAACTCGCGCCTGCGCACAGCCGTGCAGAACGCCAAGGCTGTTAACATGCCTAAAGATCGTGTAGAGGCGGCCATAAAACGCGCTACCAACCGCGACGAGAAAGATTACGAAGAACTGGTATACGAAGGTTACGCGCCGCATGGCGTGGCTGTATTGGTAGAGACCGCTACCGATAACACCAACCGTACCGTTGCCAACGTACGCAGCTATTTTACCAAAGTAGGCGGCGCGCTGGGCAAAACCGGTTCGCTTGATTTTATATTTACCCGCAAGGCGGTATTCACCTTCGAGCCGGGCGAGCGCGACCTGGAAGAACTGGAGTTTGAACTGATAGACGCCGGCCTGGAAGACCTGTTTGTGGAAGCCGACGAGAACGGTAACGATATTGCCGTTATCCACACCGCTTTTGAAGATTTTGGCAAAATGCAGAAAATGCTGGAAGAACTTGGTATCGAAACCAAATCGGCCAAGCTGGAGCGTATCCCGCAATCGTTCCACGAAGTGAGCGAAGACCAGGTGGCCGATATCATGAAACTGATAGACAAACTGGAAGAGGACGACGATGTGCAGGCTGTTTACCATAACATGGCCGAGTAAGCACAGCATCGAACCAAATAGACTCCTCGTCCTGAAATAAGGTAATTATCTTTTAAATTCTTTCAGGACAAGACACATAGAAAAACAAAGAGGAGGCCGTATCATAAATCAAATGATGCGGTCTTTATTTTTTTAGCCTAATAGCTGAATTTGGTATTGAGTTTCTATGGAATTTTTTGAGGGGGAGGGGGTAGCTTTCTTGGGCGAACCTGAGTGGTAAAACGACTCATTTAAGCCGCTTTTTTCCTTAGATTTTGTGCGATTGCAACTAAACCCCATTCTATTTCTACTTTTTCCTTGCCGCGGAGCATAAACCGTTTAAAGCCATGGTTCTGCTTAATATTACCAAATACAGGTTCTACATCAAAGCAGCGTTTCTTTCGCCGTTGTATGCCTTCTTCACTGTTTAACAGCTCGTGCGCCTTTTGTTTCAGGCGGTTCAGGTTTTCATTGATTTCAATGATCCGATTCCCTTTTGATTTATGGCAAATACCGTTCAGCGGACAGTTAGCGCAGTTAACTGCCTGGTATCTTTTTACCGTTTGTTCAAACTCCGTGCTTGTTTTTCTTTTACTTGTTCCGATGAAATTCATTTGCTGGCCCATCGGGCAGATGTAACAATCTTTCTCCTGGTTGTAAAAAAGCTTATTTGCTGCAAAAGGGTGCTTGTTGTTGTGATTCTCATTTTGTTCCTTATCGAACATCCCATACTTTACAAAGGCGATTGTTCCTTTTTGTTCCAACCGCGTGTAGTTCTCCTCGGAGCCATATCCGGCATCGGCTGTAAGCACTTGCGGTGCTTTGCCAAAGCTGACTTCATGCTGCGCTAAATGAGCACTTAATGTATTGGTGTCTGTGGTGTTGGAGTGAATGGTGTAATTGACAATGAACTGGTTGGATGTGGATATCTGAACATTATACCCCGGTTTTAACTGGCCGTTTTTCATGTGGTCTTCCTTCATCCGCATGAATGTGGCATCCGTATCGGTCTTGGAATAGCTGTTGCGTTCACCCAGCAGAGCTTCCTGCTGCTCATAGCGGGCAATGGCCTGCGGGTAATGTTTGCTGATATACCGCAGCTTGCTTTTGACCTGTTTGGAAACATCCTCACGCGAGGAAAGCTTCTCATTGAGTTTATCTACTGCGGCATTGACCTTTTCACTGTCAATAACAGTAAAGTCAGGCGGATCAGGCAGCCTGTCTTCTTCTTTTGCTACGCTTTGGGCATAGTCCCATATCTCTGACAGCTGCTTTTTCATCTTTTCCTTATTGGTCTGAATCGCTTTCTTCCAGACAAAGGTATACCGGTTTGCATTCGCCTCTATCTTTGTCCCGTCCGTATTCACTTCTTCAATACTGAGCAGGCCTTCCTCTGCCAAAAGTTTCACCACATCTTCGAACACATCACGCAGCGCATGCTTCAAACGTACGCCCCGGAAACGGTTGATCGTATTATGATCAGGATAGTTCATCGAACTCAGCCACATCAGGTAAACGCTTTCCCGGCAGGCTGCTGCCAGCTTTCGGCTGGAGTAGGTGTTGGTTACATACCCATATACCAGCACCTTTAACAACATTTGCGGGTGATAGCTTGAACTCCCGCGGATATGATAAGCTTTCAGCAATGGTTCCAGATAGAGCCTGTCGATCACATCGTTAACTACACGCACCGGGTGCGATGCCGGAACTAATTCGTCAAGTGTCGGAGGAATAGCCATCAACTGCCGTTGCTGGTAGGGCTTGAATACAGGTCTTTTAGAGGACATACTACGCTACTTTCGATACATAAATATATGAAAATCAGATTATTATATCAAATAAATACCCCTCTTTATTCCAATAAATTATGCACAAATAAAAAAGAGGCCATACCATGATTTATGATACAGCCTCCTCCCATGTAGAGCGAACAGGCGAAATGTCGAACTTTTTGGATGACCTTAAAGCCATCCATGATTTCAAACAAATCGGCACCCTCAATAATATTCATCAAACCAGTCTCTCCGCTACCGCAAGCGTCCTCGTGGCTGTTGCACAACTAACGGATATTTTTTGGATAATATTATGTTAAGATATTGTTTTTTAGTATCTTAACGCATGCAAGGGAAGAAACATTATCAGGAGAAGTTTTTCACTAACTTTCAATTATCCGACCGTGTTCCGGCTGACAATATTTATAGAAAACTAAAGGATATTTTAGATCTGCGTTTTCTATATGAGGCGACAGCGAAGTATTACGGAAAAGACGGGCAGAAAAGTATAGACCCGGTCGTTTTCTTCAAGTTGTTACTTGTCGGTTACCTGGAGAACCAGCCCAGCGACAGGCGTATAGTCAATATGGCTGCTATGAGACTGGATATCCTTTACTTTATCGGATATGATATTGATGAGGAACTGCCATGGCATTCTACATTAAGCCGAACACGCCAGCTTTACGATGAGGACGTATTTAATACCTTGTTCAAACAGGTATTAAAGCAGTGTATTGATAAAGGTATGTTAACAGGAAAAAGGCAGGCTGTTGACAGCGTATATGTTAAGGCCAATGCGGCAATGGATAGCATCAGGGAAAAAGCCATCATGGATGATGCCGTGGACTTTACCCGTCAACTGAAGGAAGAGGACAGCAGCGATGACAGGCCCGACAGGCCTGAAAAACCTACGAACACAGCCCCAAAGCGTAATAATGCAACCCGTGCCAGCACGACCGATCCTGATGCGCGAATGTCTGTAAAACCCGGTAAAATAACCCGTTTGAATTACCTGGGGCAGCTTAGTGTAGATACCGGCAGTTATATCATTACAAGCATCGGTGCATTTCATGCGGACAAGAAGGACAGCCAGTGCCTTGAGGCGGTGCTTGACAAGATAGACAGCAATATAAAAGGATATGGATTAACGACCGAAGAGATCATTGCAGACGCTAATTACAGTAGCTCATCCGCATTGGAAACCCTAATCTCAAGGGGAATCACCGGATATATCCCTAACACCGGCACTTATAAACAGGAGCGTACCGGGTTTACCTATGATGAGGATAACGACCGTTACCTTTGCGATCAGGGCAACGCGCTAAAGTTCATTGGATATAAGGAGCACCACGGTATATCAAAGACTTATATGAGTAAACGATCCGACTGTAAGAACTGTCCTGCTCGCAAAACATGCATTGGTAAGGCATCCTATAAAACGCTGACCAATTCTTTGAAAAGGCCATTGTTCGATGAAATGCATAAACGGATGAGCGAGTCTTATGGCAGGCAAATGATGATTGTGCGTCAAAGTACAGTCGAGCCTGTCATTGGAAACCTTATCGAATACCTTGGTATGCGGAAAGTTAACACTATCGGGATCAAACTGGCTAATAAGTGTATGATAATGGCTGGTATCGCTTACAATCTTAAAAAGCTCCTGAAATATGGAATTAATGGTTCATGGCAGGCATTAATAATGCTTTATGGTAAGCCGGATTATAGTATAGCAAACATTATTACTTAAAATTGATCATGGCTTGCTACAAGCCATGATCTTAAAATATCAATGCAATAAGCTCGTTGTGCAACAGCCACGGGGACGCTTGCGCCAGCGGGGGGGGGAGACATTGTGCCTATGTGTAATAATTGCAAAGTAATGTTAGAGAAGAAATAAATAAAATGATTACAGAAATTGAACAAGAAACATCAGATTTTGATTGGTTTTTTACAAATGGGATCAATGTTGGCTGCGTGTCATCGGGTGGAGGAAGATTACCTTTAACAATATCTAGATCATGGGAGAATTTTGAATTTATGGCTGATTTCTTTCGTGATTTACCGCCCAATAGTGATTTTATTATTAACCCACAACTGAAGGAAATTAGGCGGAATCTAAAAATAACAGACAGATATTTTAGCAGTTTTATATATCTGGCTGAAAGAGGAATCTTTACTTACGACAAAACAATATTGAACAATTTCGAGGACACCAACTATCATTTAGTCACTGCACCAGTGCAGCCAATAATGCTGAACGAACTACCTCGAAATATTTCAGATATTATATTAAAAACAGAAACTACTGATCTCCATAAAATTCATATTCGATCTATGATTTTTTAGACCAGCTCTTCTTAGTCGGTAATGTATCAAAATAGTTGGTAGTTATTTAGCTGTTTGAAAATCAACGCTATCGCTTTGATGGCATATTTAAATTTCTTAAAAGCGGGTGATACTAAGGTATCATGCGTTCAGGCCTAGCCAAGTGTTGGGCTTTTTTATTTCAGTCGGAGGGTAAACCGATAATTTCTCCGCGTTAGGGATAGGAGTGGATACCGGCCAATGTGGCTAAGGCCTGCAGGGGCATGAACGGATAGCCTGGGCCGGAGGCAACGCCCCAATTAAGGCCCTAAGTATGACGCATTGCGCTTTCTCAAATAAGCAACATTATTCACATACTATTGAACAAATAAAAAGCCTAAATAATAGTTAGATTTAATTCGACCTTTTCCAGTTGATATACTTTGGAGGCTTAATCAAGCTTATTACTCATTTCGTAACGACCTAGTGAAAAATAAAACCAGTTAACAAGACCGGTTTAAATTGATAATAAATTAAATACTCAGCACCGAAACTGTTCTAAGTCGTCCGAAAAGGTTCGATTTAATCTACCCCTATAATCTCCCCTGAAAACGAAAAAAGCCAATAATCATGAGTAATTATTGACTTTTTGGTAGCCCCGACGGGAATCGAACCCATATCTAAAGTTTAGGAAACTTCTATTCTATCCGTTGAACTACAGGGCCATGTTGAATGTGCAATTGAGCGGATGTGCAGATCTGCAAATTCTTATACAGTGTGCAAAGGTGCAAATTATCGGCGATTTAGCAAAAAACATTTGCACATCCGCACACTTGCATATCTCATATTTACCTGATCACCGATCCATTGTGCATTCCTTCACCCGGCGATACAAAGGTGAGCTTACCTTCGGCATTCTCGGCCATCAGGATCATTCCCTGCGACAGGATGCCTTTTATCTCTCTTGGCTCAAGGTTAACCAGTATGCTAACCTGGCGGCCAACAATGGCTTCCGGTTCAAAATGCTCGGCAATGCCCGATACTACCGTGCGCTGGTCGATACCGGTATCAATGCTTAGCTTCATCAGCTTTTTGGTCTTGGCTACTTTTTCAGCTGCGAGGATGGTACCTACGCGGATATCCATGGTAGCAAAACTTTCATAGTTGATGGCTTCTTTTGCCGGTGCAATTTCAGGCGCGGGTGCAGCTTCGGTAACAGCTTGTTTTTTGGCAGCCAGTTTAGCCAGCTGCTTTTCTATCGCTTCGTCCTCCACTTTCTCAAACAGCAGGCTTGCCGGGTTCAACTGATGACCATCGGCAAATACGGCTTCCTCATCGTAAGCAATGCTGTCTTTATGCCAGTTAAGCATACCTAATATTTTTTTGGCTGTAGTTGGCAAGAACGGTTGCAACGCGCAAGCGATATGCGCTATCAGCACCAGGCTATTGTGCAGCGCTTCGCGGGCTGCGGCTTCGTCGGTTTTGATGCTCTTCCATGGTTCTTTTTCGGTGAGGTAGCGGTTACCCAACCGGGCCATATCCATAGCGGCCTGTAAACCCTGGCGGAATTTATAGGCATCCAAACTTTTGCCTATCTCATCGTACAAATTACCTATTTCGGTATCCAGACCGGCATCGCTTAGCTTAGCGCCTCCCTGCACTTTACCGTCGAAGAACTTGTGCATCAGTATCATCACCCGGTTCACAAAGTTACCAAGTATAGCCACCAACTCGTTATTTACACGGGCCTGGTAATCTTTCCAGGTAAACTCGCTGTCGCTCGTTTCAGGTAATATAGATGTTAGTACGTAGCGCAATTCATCCTGCTTGCCGGGGAACTCTTCCAGATATTCGTGCAGCCAAACCGCGTGGTTGCGACTGGTGGATAGCTTATCGCCCTCCAGGTTCAAAAACTCGTTGGCCGGTACGTTCTGCGGCAAAATGTATTCGCCGTGAGCGTGCAATATCGAAGGGAAAATGATGCAGTGGAAAACGATATTATCCTTACCTATAAAGTGCAGCAGGCAGGCATCATCGGCCTCGTCGGCTTGCTTTTTCCAGTATAGCTGCCAGTCCTTGCCATTATCCTCGGCCCATTGTTTGGTGGCCGATATATAACCTATCGGCGCATCCATCCAAACGTATAGCTTTTTGCCTTTGGCCTCTTCCAGCGGAACATCGATACCCCAATCCAAATCGCGCGTCATCGAGCGTGGTTGCAAGCCCGATTTTAGCCACGATATACATTGTCCGTAAACATTCACCTTCCAGTCGCCTTCTTTGGTGGCTATCCAGCTTTCCAGCCAGGGCTGGTATTTATCTAACGGCAAATACCAGTGTTTGGTTGGTTTTAATATAGGTGTTTTGCCGCTCAGGGTCGATACCGGGTTGATCAGGTCGGTAGGGTTTAGCGAGGTACCGCAGCGCTCGCATTGGTCGCCGTAGGCATTGGGGTTGCTGCAATTGGGGCAGGTACCGGTAATGTAACGGTCGGCCAAAAACTGTTGGTAATCCTCGTCGAAATATTGCTCTGAGA comes from Mucilaginibacter mali and encodes:
- the metG gene encoding methionine--tRNA ligase, producing MSQIDHYKRYTITSALPYANGPLHIGHLAGAYIPADIFVRYLRLKKKDVVYICGSDEHGAAITIKAKKEGTTPQAIIDKYHAQIKDSFEQFGIGFDIYHRTSSAIHHDLSQEFFLNLYEKGEFVEKFSEQYFDEDYQQFLADRYITGTCPNCSNPNAYGDQCERCGTSLNPTDLINPVSTLSGKTPILKPTKHWYLPLDKYQPWLESWIATKEGDWKVNVYGQCISWLKSGLQPRSMTRDLDWGIDVPLEEAKGKKLYVWMDAPIGYISATKQWAEDNGKDWQLYWKKQADEADDACLLHFIGKDNIVFHCIIFPSILHAHGEYILPQNVPANEFLNLEGDKLSTSRNHAVWLHEYLEEFPGKQDELRYVLTSILPETSDSEFTWKDYQARVNNELVAILGNFVNRVMILMHKFFDGKVQGGAKLSDAGLDTEIGNLYDEIGKSLDAYKFRQGLQAAMDMARLGNRYLTEKEPWKSIKTDEAAAREALHNSLVLIAHIACALQPFLPTTAKKILGMLNWHKDSIAYDEEAVFADGHQLNPASLLFEKVEDEAIEKQLAKLAAKKQAVTEAAPAPEIAPAKEAINYESFATMDIRVGTILAAEKVAKTKKLMKLSIDTGIDQRTVVSGIAEHFEPEAIVGRQVSILVNLEPREIKGILSQGMILMAENAEGKLTFVSPGEGMHNGSVIR